ATTTACAGAAAGCTGTTTTGCATCACTGGACCTTGAAATAATGAAAACTGTCCTGTCATCAAAACTCTAATGTGGTTGGATAACTGACTAATGGATAGTTAACTAAAGATGTATAAGTGAACTATATAAGGCGATTATATCACCGTTGGTGTCATTCAGGTTATGTCTAGGACCGTGGGGCTCGTCATGGAAGATGCCCAGATTCAGGCCGGCGGGCCCAGCAAGACTCCCTCAGCAGACTTGGGGAGAATCGCTCAACTGATGGTCCTCCGGACACCAGCGTGGGTGAAGAGCACGGCGGAGAAACTGTCCGTGCTCCTGAGGAAGATCATCTCCTGCACCTCATCCCACCAGCACTGGAGAGTGCGACTAGAGATGGTGGAGCTGGATAACCACTTGCTGGCCAGGTGTAGCCAGTCCCTGGGAGAGTGTGTTGGTCCGCTACTGGAAGCACTGGTGGGAGCAGTCAACGACGAGGAGCCCCGAGTCAGGAAGAGGTTTGATTTGCACTTTTGGGCAGAGACAACACTGAATACCAAACAACTTAAGCAAGATGGTAAATGAACGTTCTCTCCTGTCccgtccttctcctccaggtgcgAAGATGTTCTCTGCGAGGTATCACAGAGGAATCAGAGCTGTGTCAGCGGCAGCAGTGCTCAGACCTTCACAGATGTGCTTTCAGAGAACCTCCACTCTTTGGCCACCTCTCTGCCCAGACTGATGAGGACATCCGATGACCAGAAGAAGCTGTTTGTCCTCAACGTGTTCCTGGGTTATCTGAAGGTCCTGGGACCGACCgtctccgtggtgctgaactCGGCTGCACACCTCGAGAGGATTTCCAAAGCCCTGATGCAGGTAATCTGTCAGCTGATGTTGTGAGGGGAATCTGGAAGGAGCACTgcttcattattattgtttaagGGGACATACGATCATTTCAGGTGTATGCCTTTATTTGGGTCGTCTACTGGAACATGTTGGGATGGAACGGTAAAAAAAGCAAACCCACGTCAGGTCGGCCACATAGAGCCGCAGTGTGTGTTCCCCGTGCTGCTGCACCATTGACGCCAGGTTTAGTgtgcaaatacatttacaatactATTACAacaatacgttttttttatcaatggcATATATTGAATACAAGGCACATTTATTTGTGTGGCACCTTTCACCGtgattcacataaaaccattaaaacatcaGGCAAAAGAACATTACAACAACAGACAGGAATAAAAGTTGCAGTGCAGTAAAAAGCATCTATTTCACCCTTGAATCTGGTTTACTTAAAGGCTGCAAATATCAAAGAGGACTAAACCTATGTCATACATTTACTTTAGTTTACTTAGTAGTACTTATTATCATTACCCCTCTCAGAGTTTGACTTTGGCCTTCTTGTATGCCTTTGCAGGTGCTTGAGCTGGATGTGATGGATGTCCGCATTGTGGAGGAAAGGAGTCACGCCGTTACCATAGAGACGAGCCCAGGCTCTCAGGATTGTTATGCGGCTCGCATACAGAGGAAGCATTTTCTCTACTTCACAGATGAGAAGATCTTCTCTGCGCTTATGGAGATCTGTCGAACATTAGGTGCGTTTCCCCATGAACCTACGGTAGATGATGTACAGCACTTCTGAATAGATACAGACCCGTTATTTAACGAGCAAGGAGTCAGTGTGTTTCCCCCTTATATCTCAGTAACTGCTAATCCAAATGCTGGTAGAGCTGTCCTCTTAATCGCCTAACAATCGTACAGTTTTGTCAATCCATTACTCTGTTTAATCAACAAGTTTTTCACAAAGAATCACACTAAAGCACCACTTTAGAATTTGTGTTTCCAGATAAGTGCTTGTTAGTTTCTCAGAAATAAGTAATTCGGCACAAAAAACGACTAATAGACTTAAGGTAGTTGAGTTGAACCTAGAGTAACAATAGTGGAATAACCGATAGAGCTGGTAGCTCTAATTGATAAGAACCCTGCAAGGTGCTTTGTTTAATTTAGTGCTTTTCGTAAATGCTACATGTTTAATATGAAATACTTATACAAGTTAAGTTCTAAGTATACTTAGAACAAGCACACAACACTCTGCAGCACCTCCAATTATGTTTTGCAATACTAACATTAAACTTTACTGCTAGAAAAATAACTCTTCGAATTAGATCAACACTGTACTTGGTCATTTCCAagtaattttcttttctttgaaaatCCCTTTTTAATTGTGACTGAGTTAACCCAACGTGTGTGTACTTTCAGGGGCAGATTTAGTGGttaattcaataataataattcaaactaACAATTAATAGTACAACTGTTAAGGGCGCCGAGTAAAGGTCCtgcattgtatttgttttgttttattctaataGGATGCTGAAAactttaatgaataataatgcatcatatttcaatgtttttattttgtcagtCAATCTGAATCTGCAATGTGACCACTTGGTTTAGGTTACTACGGCAACATTTACCTGCTGACGGATCACTTCCTGGATCTGTACCAACAGTCCTCCGCATACAGAAAGCAGGCTGCCATGGTGCTAAATGAGATTGTCACGGGCGCAGCGGGCATCGCCGTGGCAACAGCGGATCACGGCCTTAAGAGTCAAGTTCAGGGACACTCTGCCAGCCGGGAGGACCTTAAAGTGGCAGTGGTGTCTATCATGGAGGAATACACCAGTCTGCACAACTGGCACTTGATAACCGTCAgcgaggagacggagagagaccgACAGGACCAGCAGGTGAGGCAGCCCACGGTGGCCTAAGCGCCTCTAGATGTTGTTGAATAGTTACATGGGGACGAACGGTTAGCGCTTTACTGAGGCCGGCATCGGGACtccctttgttgttttgtatCACCAGCTTCCATTGAACATGtcttgttgctttgtttctaggGTAAATGAGCCATAAGTAAGGAAAGGTTAGCTAGAGCAATTTTAGCTTCTGCAACAGCTGGCAAAAAGTAATCGAATCAAGTATGACTTTGGGGAACCAGCCAGCCACCCCAGTAAAACTGTTTGTAGATCCTAATAGCTAAAAAATCTGCAAACTTTCCCTTTCACTCGTCCCTCCTCCCACTCGTGCATCTAACAACAGTTAAAGGGAAGGTGTGAGTGCAGAGCCAAAAGTCAGCTCACAGATTCAAGGGACCGCTTTAAGCTTTAGAGACCAACAGGGCCTGAAAACCTTGGCAGCGTTATGCGCACTACTTTCAGTTTCTCTTTGTTTGCTCAGATGTTTTCCCAGAGGCCCCTCACCCAAGAAAAAAGCAGGTCTAAGCACAGAAATAAATACTTGTCAGAGGGAAGGTTTGGCCACTGTAGAGACTGCTGCATTATAGTGGATATATGCACAGTCAGCAAGTTAGAGATGGCTGATGTGAGCTACATTCATTGCGTACAGGAATATGTGTTTCAGTGGACTTAAATCAGCTAAGACTCATCATTATCTCTTTTATTGATCTTTTGTCAATAGCTCAAGAAAACTCTTTGAGGCATGATAAtgacatttgtctttttgtagGTACTCAGCCCATCGGGACTCCTCTCCATTTCCAACAGCAATGTCGGCAACACCAAAGCGCTCCAATTGAATCCTTCTTCATCTGGCACCCCACCCTCCTCGTCGTCCACCTCCACAATTCAACAGCTCAACAGCAACATCTGGCAGCTGTGCATCCAACTTGAGGGCGTCGCCCACTTTGCTCAGGCACTGGGACCCGACTTTCGGCCCattttgatgacatcactgtaTCCCGTGCTGGAGAAAGCCGGGGAGGAGACGCTGCTGGTCAGCCAGGCAGCGCTGGGCTCCATGTGGGCCATCAGCGAGGCCTGTGGCTACCGCTCCCTGAAGGAGCTGATCAATGACAACTGTGACTACCTGCTCAACGACATATCTCTTAACCTGCAGAGGCTCAGCCAGAACCCCCAGGTAACTCGGTCACAGTTTGGTTCCTCGTTAGAATGCACGGCAGCAccagagaggagagacaaaCTTTGTAAGATCACTTAAAGATTatcttttaaaagaaatatataacaagaaaatgcacaaaaagcTAGTGGATTTTATAGTTTAGGTCAAAATACATTGTGAGGTTTCATGAACGGATATGGTTGCATGATAATGAGTATGGAAACAGCtaaattattacattacatttaatacttttatccaaagtgacttacattgcattttaatccATGGCTTTCATTTTACCTGAGGAGCAATTGAAGGTTAGGTGtgttgctcagagacacttcgacatggcacatggagcagccggggtttgaaccaccaacctttcagctcccagtgcatcacactactccatgcgctaTCATCACCCCATTGATTGATGACTTGATGATCAATGTATCATCTTGTGTTGTTGACTTAACCGACCAACTTTTAAGTCTAGAATGTaagataataaaataacatCGGTTGGAGCGTAAGTCCAAAACCCAAACATGTTTAATTTACAAAACAGTAACTACAGCATTTAGAATGTGTGCTTGATAAGTAAACATTTAATCATCATAATACTGATATATTTATACTCTATATTTGTATgactttttcaccatttttgcATGATCGGTTCATACAATGAAATCATACAAATCCCTTGCAAGTGACAAGTTTCAAGATTCAAATTGAATTTCTAAGCTATTGGGTCTTGAGTACTAATTATGTCATTACGCACCCTTCACTACAACATGATCGACTGCTGCCAATTCAAAGACTGAATCTGAAGACTGAATTGTTTCAGgacacattttttaatgaatttcttttctttctttagtgTGTGGTCACAAGTCATTGGGGGTTAAAGTTGATGTTGAGTTCATGTTTGTCAGGTCGAATCTGCAGTCATTAATTACATTGACGACTCGCCTGTGATTCTAGTCCAAGTTTTTCAGTCTTCTGGTTTACGGACCAGGTGGATGCTGTGAGCGGCACCAAGCATGTGGTTCATCATATTCCCGTCTCGTTGGCCAGGCTCCGCGGGTGTTGACAGTGATGTTGACTCACTCCGACTGCAGCCTGCTGCCTCTGGTGGGGGACATCGTTGAGGATGTGCTGACGGCTTTGGACCTCAGCTACGACCACACGGCCGCGCTCTTCTGCTCTGTGCTGCACGCGCTCATGAAGGCGCTGGGTGAGGCCTTAAAAGTGACGCTGACTCTTCCTCACCGTGTGGTGTGGGCGACAATAATTGATTCTCCTGGCCCGTAGCATACTGTACCACAACACGTGCCACACTTTATTTGAGAATTCAACTCTATGATAGTGGAAACATtacttttattaaattattaaaaggaAAAGCATCTTGCACGCTTTGCTCTGCTCACCCGGCCTGctcctgttgttgttcttcctcTTAGCCAGGTGGTTCCCCTCTAGTCGTGGAAGGACCTGTGAGTCTGCCCCATCCAAAcacacctcccctcctccagaGGAAGTCCTCGACATCCGCCGCTTCCTGCTGGATCTCCGTAAACAGAAAGAGCTGGCAGAGGGCCTTGGGATAGAGGAGGACGACGTCGAAGACCTTGGTACTACAGTGCGGTGTCTGTAGGAAACTATGATTCCATATAGTGTAGGATTCATATTGTTGTAGAGGTCATATTAGATGGAACTTTATCAGTAGCAGGAGTAAATATGAAGCGTAAGCATAATAATAAAAGCCAAAGACAGTGGGTGTTCATTGTCCATCTGACCATCACTGTGTTTCCAGATGTCCCTCCTCCCACCGAGTGTGAGGATGCTGATGATATCGGTGGTCCTGATGTCAAAGTAGAGCTCCCCGCCCACCTCAGCACTACTAAAGATGTCATGGAGCGCTGCATTCATCTGCTGTCGGACCCTTGTCTCAGGCTGCGACTCAAGGTACTGTCCCTGTGCAGAAGGGTCCTAATAGTGTCCATTTATTGGAATAGGTGCTTAGAGATGTAGCAAGAAATGATTTTACCCAACTGACTGTTATAAAACTGAGATATTAGGTAATAACAATATATTGCTTGGATCATGCTATGATCCATAGTCATTGTGTTACATGGAGAAAATGGCAGTGAGCACACCCCGAGTATAAAAGGAGGAATGGGACATGAGCAAAGCAAGGTGAGCAAAGAGGGTTTTCAGCCACCTGACAGAACCTTATGCGTTTATGTGAGCACtatattttgaacattttcaccaCTTTGTTTGCCGTCGGACCGCCCTTTCCAACCAGGAACTGaatggaatttttttatttatagatttaggTGGCTAAAATGCTTATTGATGCTGTGAAGTCACAGAGCCAACAAGACAGTATAATGGGGAAATACATGGGATGTATCAGCGATAATTCAATAACTAGTAAGAAGACtaacagaaatgaaatgaaatccacCACCCAGTTCAGcagaaacaggcagtttgcatTGTAGAAAACTCCCACCATTTCTTAAATATTGTTCCTATGGAGCTTTCAATCTCCATCAAGTTACACCCCCTAAAATCCACCAATTCCGTTGTGAGTTTTGTGGTTCCAGTCAGAAGATCTACAGCATGTGTCTGTCCTCAGGTGCTGGACGTGCTGGAGCTATGCGCGTGTGTTCTGAGTGAGAGGGAAGACGAGCTGCTGCCCATGGCCCATCGCTGCTGGCCCGCCCTCCTCCAGAGACTCACCGCCGATGACCCCTTAGCGGTCCTCCGAGCCTTCAGGGTACGTCATACAAGTCTCTCTTTCCATTTACTTTGTTGGATTGCTAAGCGTTAAAATCTCCTTTTCCTGCAAAACGGTTGATTTCTTTAAACGTGTGCCGATTGATGAACATATAACACGTTTATTAGGTAGCCGTTTAAGGTTGTATTACGTTGTCTATTGCACTTTATGTATGCGTACGTCATGGCTATGATGGTTACACTTGGCAGGGCATTTCGTCATTTGTACTACTACTAAAAAAATGGAATCattgtgaacaaaaaaaacggaaCATTGAATTTTCATCCGAGAATTAGCTTGCTCCCTGATGAAGATCAGGCTTGTGTGTCACTCTGGATTTGTATACTTGTCTTTATTTGGACCAGTGTTGGATCTTTTATCTCAGCTGTCGCCTGATGAATTGACAGAATCCGACGTAGCTGCTGCGTACGTACTGAACACGGCTCTTCTCTCCGCCAGGTGCTGTGCACGCTGGGTGAAACGTGCGGTGACTTCCTCAGGAGGAGGGTGTCCAAAGAGGTTCTGCCCAAGCTGAGCTCGTCTCTGGTGCGGCAGGCTCCGGTCAGCGCCAAGGCCGGTCCCGTCTACACGCACACGCTGGCCTACAAGCTGCAGCTG
This sequence is a window from Pungitius pungitius chromosome 1, fPunPun2.1, whole genome shotgun sequence. Protein-coding genes within it:
- the tti1 gene encoding TELO2-interacting protein 1 homolog → MPPIMAQISDPKIAFAYLRPACVLLTRAPTVTNVETLSGQLKEVNDATLQQLQEYVLFPLRFVLKVPGPKDERLVQSVAEAVSHILENTCVQNWETLRDLLSELCLCLCSPSDPGKPADTSEELKSSVLRCLDALLHAAYGDIVFKLFEPVMLPGLGAAISLLLALAEKEKSRGVQAAALKCLQSLTLQCDCTQEHVVPSSEERHAIGSTLASFLPGITVAVAKIITGDLRQGHGVTIGAIKVMSRTVGLVMEDAQIQAGGPSKTPSADLGRIAQLMVLRTPAWVKSTAEKLSVLLRKIISCTSSHQHWRVRLEMVELDNHLLARCSQSLGECVGPLLEALVGAVNDEEPRVRKRCEDVLCEVSQRNQSCVSGSSAQTFTDVLSENLHSLATSLPRLMRTSDDQKKLFVLNVFLGYLKVLGPTVSVVLNSAAHLERISKALMQVLELDVMDVRIVEERSHAVTIETSPGSQDCYAARIQRKHFLYFTDEKIFSALMEICRTLGYYGNIYLLTDHFLDLYQQSSAYRKQAAMVLNEIVTGAAGIAVATADHGLKSQVQGHSASREDLKVAVVSIMEEYTSLHNWHLITVSEETERDRQDQQVLSPSGLLSISNSNVGNTKALQLNPSSSGTPPSSSSTSTIQQLNSNIWQLCIQLEGVAHFAQALGPDFRPILMTSLYPVLEKAGEETLLVSQAALGSMWAISEACGYRSLKELINDNCDYLLNDISLNLQRLSQNPQAPRVLTVMLTHSDCSLLPLVGDIVEDVLTALDLSYDHTAALFCSVLHALMKALARWFPSSRGRTCESAPSKHTSPPPEEVLDIRRFLLDLRKQKELAEGLGIEEDDVEDLDVPPPTECEDADDIGGPDVKVELPAHLSTTKDVMERCIHLLSDPCLRLRLKVLDVLELCACVLSEREDELLPMAHRCWPALLQRLTADDPLAVLRAFRVLCTLGETCGDFLRRRVSKEVLPKLSSSLVRQAPVSAKAGPVYTHTLAYKLQLAVLQGLGSLCLRLNLGDADLDAVCEACLPYLSCRQPIRLQEAGRSVFHHLIQADPDAFWFTLNELHCPCSYAPPHPDLQPVRLSGMGRARDEYSDNVLKLLREEFGSVAEAAS